ATGGAGGAGGAAGTATGTTGCTATTCTCGTGGATGAGGTGTTTCAGGTTATAGGGATTGAGAAGGCTGGAATGTATGTTAAAAGCTTATTAAACTTGGTTGAATATCCACCTGAAGGTTATGAGAAGATAGTTGTAATTGCAGCTACAAGTGAAGGGTTATCGAGAATCGAGATTGGTAGGCATAGGTGGAGTGAAATTATGCCAATATGGAATATGCCAAGTGAAGGGTTTAAAGAGTTATATGCGGAAATTCCAAACCCTAAACCTCCACTTGAAGATGCTTGGAAGATGACTGGGGGGAACCCAGACATACTTGCAAAACTCATCAATTCCAATTGGGATTCCAATGAAGTTATTGAGAAGATGGTGGAGGGGAGGAAACTTAGATCATTCATAGCCTCCCTCAGCATCCATGAAAGGAAGTGGCTCCTAGAGGCTGTAGAAGACCCTGACACACTATTCGTGAGGGAAAGGATGCCACTACTAAATAAACTTGTCGAACTAAACCTAATTGTCGATGACATCCCAGAGAGAAAGCAATACCTATGGATAGATGAACCACCACCGGAGAGGAACCTAGAATTGGGAATAGGAAGACATGTAGCATGGCAAACACCAATACATAGGGAAGCAGTTAAGAGAGTAATGGAATAATAGTTACCATGCATTCAACCATATCCCATGGGGAAACCAATGGTGGGCTTAATTGAATATGCATCAAGTTATATGTGAATTCCATTTCAAAGGTAAAAAGGTAACTGAAATATTTATTTAATATTTTATGTATTTGGTAATTATGTCCGTTATCACTATCAGGATTCCACGGGAATTAAAGGAGAAGATGAGGAAGATCAATATCAATTGGATGAAGAAATAAGGAAGTTTATAGCTCGCCGTATAGATGAAGAAGTTAGGAGGAAGCAAATTGAGGAAGTTATTGCAATGTTGAAGGAGTCAGGTAGCGTTGAAAAGGGTTTTGCTGAAAAGTCTGTGAGGAAAAATCGTGATAGTCATTGATGCTTCCTCGCTCGCCAAGATCATGCTACTTGAAGAAGGGTGGGATCGTATACCGCTGACGATTGACCCAGTAGCATTAAACTACTCCATCATTGAAGTGTCGAATTCGATATGAAAAGCAGCACTTCAAAAACGCATAAGTGATGAGGATGCTAGGAAGGAGATTAATGCCTTGAAGGTTATGGCTAATGCCATCATGGTATTTAAAGCTGAAGATTATCTGAAGCATGGATTTGATATAGCTTTAAGGGAGAACATAACAGTTTACGACGCCACATACATAGCTTTAACTGAGAGGAAAAAAATGCAACACTCTATACAAGCGACAAGAAACAACATAACGTTGCTAAAAAGTATGTGAAGACGATATTCATAGAGTAGCTTAGGTGAACAATTGGAGAAGCAGTTAAAGGGGGGTAATGGTATAGCGATGACGTGAAAGTGACTAATTCACCTTATGCTGTATTGGGAGAATTTAAGGGCTCTCTAGATGTACATAGCTTTCACATTAAGTCTCTGCGCTATTTCATGTTGCTTTTCATCTGAAGTAATGAAGACTGCTTGCTTCCTCATTGCTTGAACTATGAATAGTGCATCATATATTGCTATCTTGTTTTCGATGGCTATTTTGAGTGCTTGGTTTAAGTAGAGGTCTTGTGGTTCAAT
This region of Candidatus Methanomethylicota archaeon genomic DNA includes:
- a CDS encoding ATP-binding protein, with product MRRVKLSFAKGLEVEFADRGRAIKQVEDFAERGTRYPIIVFGPEGCGKTAWFKQAVEVLRGYGYDAIYIDPLHKKFIAYTDVEDVVKRLANATAEVIGVAEVKLATLAIDVVKELIGIWRRKYVAILVDEVFQVIGIEKAGMYVKSLLNLVEYPPEGYEKIVVIAATSEGLSRIEIGRHRWSEIMPIWNMPSEGFKELYAEIPNPKPPLEDAWKMTGGNPDILAKLINSNWDSNEVIEKMVEGRKLRSFIASLSIHERKWLLEAVEDPDTLFVRERMPLLNKLVELNLIVDDIPERKQYLWIDEPPPERNLELGIGRHVAWQTPIHREAVKRVME